AGCGCCATCATTAAAAATTTCGTGAAGGACATGCCGGATGAGTTGCTGGTGCTGTTCAAGCAACGCGCCGCAGAAGCGAAGGCCTACGGCGAAAAGAACCCGATGTCCTATCTGGAGTTCACTCCGGATCGTTATGTGAATTATATTGAGATGCACCCCAGCAACAAGGAGACGATCAAATTCACTTACGCCGAGGATAAATATTTTGCGGAGGATTCTTATAACACCGATCCCCGCGAAAAGAACCGGGATTTGAAGCTGGCATTTTATCGAATGGATCTCAACGACAGCGGCGAGCCGCCCGTTTTCGAATACACTTATTATTTTGAAGAAAAGTTGCGCGCGGAAGAAGATGCAAGGCTGGACCCGGTGCACAATGACATGATAATGGCCATGAACGCGGCCTTGCCAGACTTGTATGATATTTTGAAAAAACGTTACCGCACCGCGAAAGATGTTGGAGAGAAGTTAATGCAGTCGTCCCCCTCCAAAATTGTTCACGTTGATGAGAAAGCGGAGTCGGGACAGGTATTGAATTGAAAGATATTTAACCAAACATGCAACCCATAGGATAATTATAATGGCCAAAGAAAGAAAGACAAAGAAAGTACAGGCCCGTCACATCCTTGTCAGCTCCAAGGAGCAAGCCGAAGAGTTGAAGAAAAAAATCGACGACGGCGAGGAATTTTCCAAATTGGCCGAGGAATTTAGCGAATGTCCCTCCAAGAAACGCGGAGGCGATTTAGGCTGGTTTGGCAAAGGCGCCATGGTTCGCCCGTTTGAAGTTGCGGCGTTCACGGCAGACGAGGGGCAAGTGGTCGGTCCGATCAAAACCGAGTTTGGCTGGCACCTCATCTACGTTTACGAAATTCAGGAAGACGTCTCGATGGACGCAGGCCCTCCAACGGGGGATGAAGATGCGAACGACGATACCTTGCGAACGGTGGCGGAGAATTACGCTCATGAGTTCATGATGCTGGGTTATTCGAGCAAAAAAGTTCTCAGTCTTTTCACCAGCGCGCATTTCAAATCCGCCAACGCGGTGTATCAGATTCTCGGGCACGATGAGATCAACAAAATCATCGCCAATGTGTTCGGGCAAGATATAGAAAGTTCGGATCCGGCGGAAAAAGAAGAAGCCAAGTGATTTAACGAAAACGAAACGCCCCATTATAGCGGGCGCAGGAAATAAAAAAAAGGCCAACCGTTCGCGAGAACGGTTGGCCTTTTCGTTTGGAACGCTTTACAGCTTGACGCTGTGTACGGATAGAATGCTTGGCGTCTCGCGCAGTTCGCGAACCGCTTCGCTGGTGGGGGCCGAGTCGATATTGATAACAGCCACCGCCTTGTCGGTTTCCTTGAGTCGCCCCAGGTGGAAACCTGCGATATTGATCTGATTCTTGCCCAGCACATTGCCCAGGTTGCCGATCACGCCCGGCACATCGTGGTTGGTCAGGACCAGCATGTATTTGGAGAGCAGGGCCTCAAAATAGTATTCGTCGATCTTGATGATTCGCGAATCGCCTTTTCCAAAGATGCTTCCCATCACGCTACGATCCCCGTTCTGGGTCGTCACCGTCACGGAAACGGAACTGGTGTAGTCCTGCTCCTCGTTGCTTTTAGATTCCTGAACTTCAATGCCGCGCTCTTTCGCGATGAAAGGAGCGTTGACCATGTTCAAACCTTCGATGGCG
This window of the Candidatus Nitrohelix vancouverensis genome carries:
- a CDS encoding peptidylprolyl isomerase — encoded protein: MMAKERKTKKVQARHILVSSKEQAEELKKKIDDGEEFSKLAEEFSECPSKKRGGDLGWFGKGAMVRPFEVAAFTADEGQVVGPIKTEFGWHLIYVYEIQEDVSMDAGPPTGDEDANDDTLRTVAENYAHEFMMLGYSSKKVLSLFTSAHFKSANAVYQILGHDEINKIIANVFGQDIESSDPAEKEEAK